Proteins encoded within one genomic window of Eleutherodactylus coqui strain aEleCoq1 chromosome 1, aEleCoq1.hap1, whole genome shotgun sequence:
- the FHL2 gene encoding four and a half LIM domains protein 2 isoform X2 produces MCDFLSSQPLPLEEERALTDLSYKDRHWHEACFHCFQCQRSLVDKPFAAKDEHLICTECYSNEYSSRCNECKKTIMPGTRKMEYKGSSWHETCFICSRCQQPIGTKSFIPKENQNFCVACYEKQFAMQCIQCKKAITTGGVTYRDQPWHKECFICTGCKKPLSGQRFTSRDEFAYCLNCFCNLYAKKCAGCTSPISGLGGTKYISFEERQWHSDCFNCKKCAISLVGRGFLTERDDILCPECGKDI; encoded by the exons GATCTTTCATACAAGGATCGCCACTGGCATGAAGCCTGTTTCCACTGCTTCCAGTGTCAGCGCTCACTGGTGGACAAACCATTTGCTGCAAAGGACGAACATCTCATCTGTACTGAATGTTATTCTAATGAATATTCTTCTAGGTGCAACGAATGCAAGAAAACGATCATGCCAG GAACACGCAAGATGGAATACAAGGGAAGCAGCTGGCATGAGACTTGCTTTATCTGTTCCCGATGCCAGCAGCCGATTGGAACAAAGAGCTTCATCCCCAAAGAAAACCAGAACTTTTGTGTGGCATGTTATGAAAAGCAATTTGCAATGCAATGCATACAGTGCAAAAAA GCCATCACTACAGGCGGTGTTACCTATCGGGATCAGCCCTGGCATAAAGAGTGCTTTATTTGTACTGGCTGCAAGAAACCATTGTCTGGGCAAAGATTTACTTCCAGGGACGAGTTTGCCTATTGTCTGAACTGCTTCTGCAACTTGTATGCCAAGAAATGTGCTGGATGCACCAGTCCTATAAGCG GGCTTGGAGGAACAAAATACATATCTTTTGAGGAACGTCAATGGCATAGTGATTGCTTTAACTGTAAGAAGTGTGCAATTTCATTGGTGGGCCGTGGCTTTCTTACAGAAAGAGATGACATCCTGTGTCCTGAATGTGGAAAggatatataa